Proteins encoded by one window of Chrysemys picta bellii isolate R12L10 chromosome 10, ASM1138683v2, whole genome shotgun sequence:
- the RPS15A gene encoding small ribosomal subunit protein uS8 isoform X3 translates to MVRMNVLADALKSINNAEKRGKRQVLIRPCSKVIVRFLTVMMKHGYIGEFEIIDDHRAGKIVVNLTGRLNKCGVISPRFDVQLKDLEKWQNNLLPSRQFGYIVLTTSAGIMDHEEARRKHTGGKILGFFF, encoded by the exons ATGGTGCGCATGAATGTTCTGGCCGATGCCCTTAAGAGCATCAACAATGCAGAGAAACGTGGAAAACGTCAAGTTCTCATTAGACCGTGCTCTAAAGTAATCGTGCGGTTTTTAACTGTGATGATGAAGCATG GTTACATTGGTGAATTTGAGATCATTGACGATCACAGAGCTGGGAAAATTGTTGTTAATCTCACAGGCAGACTGAACAAG TGTGGTGTGATCAGTCCCAGATTTGATGTTCAGTTGAAGGACCTGGAAAAGTGGCAGAACAACCTTTTGCCTTCACGTCAGTTTGG GTACATAGTGCTGACAACTTCCGCTGGCATCATGGACCATGAGGAAGCAAGGCGAAAACACACAGGAGGCAAAATCCTGGGATTCTTTTTCTAA
- the RPS15A gene encoding small ribosomal subunit protein uS8 isoform X1 has translation MTAGETGERFSPTGRAGIARSLRSPSTTPSSHNTLHAPGLFLFPPSCCTGIMVRMNVLADALKSINNAEKRGKRQVLIRPCSKVIVRFLTVMMKHGYIGEFEIIDDHRAGKIVVNLTGRLNKCGVISPRFDVQLKDLEKWQNNLLPSRQFGYIVLTTSAGIMDHEEARRKHTGGKILGFFF, from the exons ATGACAGCAGGAGAGACAGGCGAGCGCTTCTCTCCGACTGGGAGAGCGGGTATCGCGAGATCTCTGAGATCTCCTTCCACCACCCCGAGTTCCCATAACACCCTGCACGCGCCTGGCCTCTTCCTTTTTCCGCCATCTTGCTGCACCG GCATCATGGTGCGCATGAATGTTCTGGCCGATGCCCTTAAGAGCATCAACAATGCAGAGAAACGTGGAAAACGTCAAGTTCTCATTAGACCGTGCTCTAAAGTAATCGTGCGGTTTTTAACTGTGATGATGAAGCATG GTTACATTGGTGAATTTGAGATCATTGACGATCACAGAGCTGGGAAAATTGTTGTTAATCTCACAGGCAGACTGAACAAG TGTGGTGTGATCAGTCCCAGATTTGATGTTCAGTTGAAGGACCTGGAAAAGTGGCAGAACAACCTTTTGCCTTCACGTCAGTTTGG GTACATAGTGCTGACAACTTCCGCTGGCATCATGGACCATGAGGAAGCAAGGCGAAAACACACAGGAGGCAAAATCCTGGGATTCTTTTTCTAA
- the RPS15A gene encoding small ribosomal subunit protein uS8 isoform X2: MLCLDCIMVRMNVLADALKSINNAEKRGKRQVLIRPCSKVIVRFLTVMMKHGYIGEFEIIDDHRAGKIVVNLTGRLNKCGVISPRFDVQLKDLEKWQNNLLPSRQFGYIVLTTSAGIMDHEEARRKHTGGKILGFFF; this comes from the exons ATGCTTTGTCTAGACT GCATCATGGTGCGCATGAATGTTCTGGCCGATGCCCTTAAGAGCATCAACAATGCAGAGAAACGTGGAAAACGTCAAGTTCTCATTAGACCGTGCTCTAAAGTAATCGTGCGGTTTTTAACTGTGATGATGAAGCATG GTTACATTGGTGAATTTGAGATCATTGACGATCACAGAGCTGGGAAAATTGTTGTTAATCTCACAGGCAGACTGAACAAG TGTGGTGTGATCAGTCCCAGATTTGATGTTCAGTTGAAGGACCTGGAAAAGTGGCAGAACAACCTTTTGCCTTCACGTCAGTTTGG GTACATAGTGCTGACAACTTCCGCTGGCATCATGGACCATGAGGAAGCAAGGCGAAAACACACAGGAGGCAAAATCCTGGGATTCTTTTTCTAA